One segment of Candidatus Omnitrophota bacterium DNA contains the following:
- a CDS encoding OsmC family protein — protein MEVRVKLQFSKGKESQFGQANFLEVLLSALGGCIGVYANKYLERHAIAFTKLEIMVTGELTTESPARIVDIKVKVDTDAQLGDKKEVFLRFIHNCPVHNTLLNTKEVEIDLL, from the coding sequence ATGGAAGTAAGAGTTAAATTACAATTTTCAAAGGGTAAAGAGTCTCAGTTTGGTCAGGCAAATTTTTTGGAAGTATTGCTTTCGGCTTTGGGAGGTTGTATTGGAGTATATGCTAATAAATATTTGGAGCGCCATGCGATAGCATTTACAAAGCTTGAAATTATGGTGACTGGTGAATTAACCACTGAAAGCCCGGCCAGGATTGTTGACATCAAGGTTAAAGTAGACACCGATGCTCAGTTAGGAGATAAAAAAGAGGTATTCTTGAGGTTTATTCACAATTGCCCGGTGCACAATACTCTTCTAAATACCAAGGAAGTAGAGATCGATTTACTCTAG